Proteins co-encoded in one Centropristis striata isolate RG_2023a ecotype Rhode Island chromosome 24, C.striata_1.0, whole genome shotgun sequence genomic window:
- the cldn10d gene encoding claudin-10, protein MMKYRTVVMYLEVGCFVSCLCGWILVCSTLPTEYWTFSEVGSIVLTTSNYYSNLWKDCISDTTGVSDCKDYPSMLALPAFLHACRALAVCAVITGFFGGVLTLVGMKCTKIGGSEVANARVTFAGGITYLVSGFCGMITYSWWANKVITEFLDPNFRAQKFELGAAVFVGWGGSILLICGASVMTYFSAKEGLPSSSGGKSVRGHSYASARTRRTYMLPGSASRLTLGPPLFYEGRKSRATRATTRATTATRATRTATRATRTATSSGRTFNRDSFV, encoded by the exons ATGATGAAGTACCGTACGGTGGTGATGTACCTGGAGGTGGGCTGCTTCGTGTCCTGTCTGTGTGGGTGGATCCTGGTCTGCTCCACGCTGCCCACTGAGTACTGGACCTTCTCTGAGGTGGGCAGCATCGTCCTCACCACCTCCAACTATTACTCCAACCTGTGGAAGGACTGCATCTCCGACACCACCGGGGTCTCCGACTGCAAGGACTACCCCTCCATGCTGGCCCTGCCTG CGTTCCTCCACGCCTGCAGAGCGCTGGCGGTCTGCGCCGTCATCACCGGGTTCTTCGGTGGCGTTCTGACTCTCGTTGGGATGAAATGCACCAAAATAGGAGGATCAGAAGTGGCCAACGCCAGAGTCACCTTCGCTGGAGGAATCACCTACCTGGTCTCAG GATTCTGTGGGATGATCACGTATTCCTGGTGGGCAAATAAAGTCATCACAGAGTTCCTGGATCCAAACTTCAGAGCTCAGAA GTTTGAACTTGGAGCTGCGGTCTTCGTGGGTTGGGGCGGCTCCATCCTGCTGATCTGTGGAGCCTCCGTCATGACGTATTTCTCTGCTAAAGAAGGTTTACCATCCAG TTCTGGAGGAAAGTCTGTGCGAGGTCACAGTTACGCCTCAGCCCGGACCAGGAGGACCTACATGCTGCCAGGCTCCGCCTCCAGGCTCACGCTGGGCCCGCCCCTTTTCTACGAGGGCCGGAAGAGTCGAGCAACCAGAGCAACCACCAGAGCAACCACAGCAACCAGAGCAACCAGGACAGCAACCAGAGCAACCAGGACAGCAACCAGCAGCGGCAGGACCTTCAACAGGGACAGCTTCGTCTGA